The genomic DNA TGTACATAGAAACTGAATTAACAAACTTTACCCCTCTAATTTGCCTGTCTTTGTGTCTTGTTCTTTCCCTGTCTTTTCTCACAACGAGCCTGACTGTGCGAACTTCCAGAGAGTCCCAGTTGAGTCCCCATGCCTCTAACTCCACGTTTTGCTTCAATGCCCTCGATTTTTCCGAAGAACGAAATCGAGACGCTCGGAATTCTTGGAAAGAACGCTTCAGTCCACCCTCGCTCTAATATTCTCGATCGCTCTAGGAGGTATGCTCACGACACTAGATAAGTTGTGCGTCTTGCCACTTCTCGGCTGGAGAGGCTGCGTACAAAGACTTGTCTCTCGAATGTCAGCCCGCGTTGGCGGCCACTAGAATTCCAAATTTCACAGAGGGGAAAGACAGAGTTTAGCAGAGGCGCTGGCATTCAGCCCGGCGAGCTCTGCTACGCGCCGCTCGATCTGCTCGTCACTGGGAAGGATGCAGGTACAACGATCGGACGCCACGTTGTACCGCACCCGCACCACAAGTACACGATGACACATCAGGGCCTTGGGTTCAGCTTGCGGCTAGCGAGTATTTTGGTCCCTCTCCAGGTCCCGCGCTGATCCGAGGGCGATACTTGGTATAATTTTTGGCGCCTTCTCGTCTGAAAGCCAAGCTGATGCAGACTTCCTCATGAATAGATCCGTCTTGCACATACTGCAACAGTAGACAATACATGCTTCCATGAGTAAAGAACTTGAATGAGCGGTGATGGAGCTCAACGTACAACTGACGTCGCAACCCCCAACTTGCTTCTTCACAAGCTTCCACGCTAAACCCCATCGAGCAGTCCTGTGGAGAATGCCAGCAATGTCGTGCAGCAGATTCTCGGCTCCGAACCTTCTCCTCAACCTAACCTAGAAAAATACTCGCGACGCGCTTGCAGCGGCTTGGTGACTGTGCCTCTGACAAGCATGGCACACGAAACAGGGCCGTAGAAATTGATGAATCGCAAGAGCGCTAGCAGCCTGCGGCATCCTTCACGCAAACGATTGGCAAGTTTCTTCGTCGCACTACTGGAAGTCCGCCTTAGGTCGGTTTTAGCCAGTGAAGCGGTGTCTCGTCAAAAGTAGACGGTGTTGTTAGCTATAGATTCGTGACCAAGGTGTCGGGAACTGGTGCACACGCGGATTTGCGGCACAGCGGGTCGTTTGGTCCATTTTCTATATACGGAATGTGTGGTCTCCACGCGAAGAACGTGCTGTTGTGTCACTTGCACGAGATGGTTGATTCGTAGCCTTGTTTGTCGAGCTAATGGTTGTATGCAGTAGTTGGTGTCTAGTTCGTTTGGTTGACAGCGGTTCCTGATCCTTTTGATTCATAGCATCCAGACATTGCATCGTGCTGCGTGCTGTGGGGCGCGGAGTGCGAATGCTGGTGCGCAGGTCTTTCTGCGAGCACGCTGGAATAAATCGCGAAGCAACATCTTCAGTTTGGACTGGGCTTTGAGCCGTGAATATCTATCATCCACAATACTGGCACCTCTCTATATCCCAACGCCACGCTAAAATACGGTATGCCAATCGCAACAGCATCAAGGTTGGTGAGCACGGTCTCTCTCCTTGGTCTCTCTGAGCATAGTCAACTTCTCCTGTCGAATGCACCATAAGCACCATACCACGCCGACAGCCGAGCTAACGAGTGTGATCCAATATGCTGTGGCGTAGCACTCTTTCCCGTCTCGACAAATCATCTCGCCATTGGCCCCATCTGGACCAACTTCGAACACGGAATGGCTGTCAAGGGTACTTCCATAGATCAGGTTGAAAGTGTTGCCACTCACCACAGGCGCCCAAGTCATGTAGCCCCAGTTGAGACCCAGGCCGCTCGCGCCAAAGGCATCTGCTACGAGCGCTGGATACACACCGAACAAAGTCCCGTATGCAAGACCTGTGCAACCCGAAAGCCAGAATAGATGGTTCGGATCTTCCAATGTGAGGGCTATGCATTGTGCACCAACGAAAATTGAAGCGCTGGCTACTAGTGTCCAGAAGCGTGAGCTGTGGTGGTGTACAAGCCAGTCGGATCCAATGCCGGAAGCCAGACGTCCGAGAAAGGAGCAGACCGAGAGGATGGAAACATGCATGAGCTGCCTCTTGGAAATAAACTCTTTGCTGGCGGAATCGTCGTAGTGCTTCCACAAGCTTCGCGCGTCGTTTCCAATGTTGTTGATCGTCATGAGACCCACACCACAAAGAAGCGCGAGCAAAATGAACAGCTGCCAGAACTTTGGTTCATAGACCAGCGCCCAGCCGGTCAGCTCTGTTGTGTCGTGATGGTGCGCATTTTTGCTTGCCAGTATATCGTCGTGAATGTCGCCAGGCTCGCTCGAATTCGACGACGTCACGAGAGACTCGGTCTCATCCTCATTGCTGACCATGCTCGTCACTCGGTGATGCTTGCCACTACGAACACTCTTAGAGCTCGTGCGGTGCATACGATTGCTGTCGCGGCGTTTGGTAGGCTCTGGGTCTTCCACAGGAACCACTCCGTAGGCTGCAACATGATCCCGGTCTTTTGTCACATCGACTATGCGCAAAAACAGCATTCCAATAAAGGTCATAGCAGTGGTGCCATAGGCCAGGAGTTTGAGATATCCACTAGTATCTCCCGGGAACAGAAAAGTCGCCAATGTAGTGTAGAAGAAAGCGCTAAGTCCAAAAGCACTCAACGGAAAGGCTGTCGCTGTGCCTCGATGTGAGGGCCAATTGCTCGCCGATGCCTTGATGGCCGCCGAGAAGGCTGTACAGCTGCCTGAGCCACTGAATAAGGCGAACAGGCACAGCAATGGCACGCCTGTGCTGCCCGGTCCATTGTCATATGCGCTCTTGAGCCCGAAATATCCTATGGCGAGGCAGACGCAGCCCAGAGCCACTCCCCATCTAGGCCCTCTTGAATCGATCAATATTCCGCCCGGAATTCCCATTGCGTACATCCCAATGTTTCCTGCATTCCCTATGAGGTTCGTTTGAGTCGCTGTGAGTTGTAGGCGGGTCGCAAATTGTGGTGCCCATGCTGAGAAGCCGTAATTCGTTCCTGAAGTGCATCAGCGGCCTATCGTAGTATGCTGGGGAAATGTGGATTTCTACGTACCGCAGCTGAGGGCAATGGTAGTCGCAGCGATTGAGGAAAGGATACGGGCAGTCCGATGCGCGGACTCGGCGCCCTGCTTCGGCCTTGACATTTTAGATTGTGTGATCGCTTGGTCGTCCTGCTGGCTCCGTGAGGCCGATCTGGTGGAAGGAAAGGTTTCGTATCAGGTGGTATCGCAATCGTGTGGTCCTCCTGAGTGATAGGGTGACGCGAGTCACAAAGGACGCGCCACGCGAAGAGTAATGAAGGTGGGAAGCCGAGAGGAAGGAGGGACGAAGGTCAGTGGATATCAGGAACGGCGGGTCTCCAGGTGGTCGTCATCGCGATGAATGCACACGCCCGCGCAGCATaccggcgaggaggagaagcgtcGGGCAAGCCAGCAAGCAGGCAAAGCTCGTTTCAATGCCTTATCGACATTATCTCGCCGACGTGTCGGAACGATCGGCACGTCGGCATCTGCTTGCCGGCGCCATGAGACGAGACGGCGCGTGGCGCGTGCAATCGCTTGTGCACTTGTCCACCAACCGACTTGGTGAAATACTGCTCAGCTGCCTTCGATGGCAAAGAAATACAACACAGAATGCCAAACCATGAGCTCTATCAGCATTACTGTCCGGACGGGCAGGCTGATAAGCAAAGCACGGAGCTGCTGCGGATGATCCGCGGACGACTGGAGCATGAGTCTATCGCCCACCGTATACAGGCATCTGGGGGAAAGCATTTCACGTAGCATGCTCGACTGGCCGCAGCTCACCATCAAGCAAACAGTGATTTCGCATCATCATCCGGCCCGTCGAGACTATGGGAAGCATCGCAGAACCTCACGTAGATACCGTCGCGCACCTCGAAAGCATATGTGCTGGCTTTCTGAATGCACTCAACGAACGTCGACTGGATCCGAACGATGCGGAGTGGCAGCGCATGTCAAAGCACATCCGAATAGCATTAGACCATGCTTTTCGACAGGACCTTCCAGGTCTGAACGACCCAGAACGACTCGTAACCTTGTCCGAGTGGCTAGACTCATGGAAAAAGATCTTCGATCGCCTGCCCACCTATAGGTACCGACTCTTGGATATGGCCACTGTTCTCGATTCTAAGGGCGGCCATGCCATCGTCTATATGAACAAGGAAATGACCGGTGACCCAGAAGGCGTTATCACACAGAACTTCGGCATCTGCGAATTTATGTACAAAGCCGCAGAGAAAAAGTGGCTTTGCACGAATGTCAGGTGCGTTCGCGGCCTTCGCGAATACGATCCTGCTCCTGCCCTTGACGATATCGATTCACCTTCGCATTGTGCTGCCGTGCTTACGGCCAAGGGAACAAGAAGCAGGCTTGAGCGCCAGCTGGTGGAACAGTCGTGACGCTCAGCAAACGATTTCTCCGCAAAAGGTGGAGCCGAAGATCGGCATACAGCACAGCTCAATGGACATCCTTTCGGTGTAAATCAgtgcgaagacgaagttATATGGCTGGAATGTGCACCAATGGACTTGATGATCATTATTGGATAGCCTGTGCAGAAGATGCTGCTGTCACTCTGGACGTCGCTCGTTCTCCCATGCAGCATAGCTGCCCGTCCATCACGTCTGGAACCAGATGCGCCGCTATACGAGGAGAACATTGAAGCTAGAATCTGGCGAACAGCCCTGAGAGGCGCTCCCGCGGAGGGTGCCAATGGCTGGCCTATGTATACCTATGGAGCACACAACAACACTCCTGCACTAGCTGATGACCCAAATCACCTACCTGGTACATATGTGAACACATCTGCGTCAGGCTGGACTGCTGGCTTTTTCCCCGATAGTCTGTGGCAACTATACCACCGAAAAGAGCTGTCAAAGACACGACCTGGTCGCCATCGCGGCCACGGGCCAGATCTACATGCATGGTTGGCCATGGCTCAATCGTGGACTGATCCTCTGATCACGAACCGGAACTTGACCAACACCCATGACATTGGCTTCCTGGCATTTCCCTTCGAGTCGGCGCTAGAGTACAACAATGAGACAAAATGGCAAGCGGTACTCGCACAAATGGCTGGGAATCTGGCCTCCCGTTTCGTCGCAGGCGCAGGCGTGATCAGATCATGGGACAACCGAAACAGTTCTGTTAGTCAGAATGCTTCCCATGCTGACTcagtcctcgtcatcattgACAATATGATGAATCTTCCCTTACTGGCGCGAGCAGCAAGCCGTTACTCCGGCAACCAGACCTTGCTGGACATCGCTATCAGCCATGCAGACAAGAGTATGGCACACCACATTCGACCTGATGGTTCGACATACCACGTGTGCGACTACAGCGCCACGACTGGGGAAGTCTATCTCTGTCGGACTGCGCAGGGTCTCGCCGACAACAGTACTTGGGCCAGAGGTCAAGCGTGGGCCATTCATGGATTCGCTGAGATGTATCAGATCACTGGTGAACGCAGATATCTCGACGCAACTGAGCTGGTGGCGAACTGGTTCCTGGATCATCTGCCGGAAGATGGTGTGCCATTCTGGGATTTCAGTGTGCCAGAACCCGAGGCTGGAGTGACGCCTAGGGATACGAGCGCTGCAACTATCGCAGCCAGCGGTCTACTGTTGCTGCAGGATGCAATCGATGAGCGGCAAGCAAATTGCGAGCGCGATTATCGTGAAAGTGCGGTTCAGCTATTGCGCGACACTATCAACCTCGGCTTGGCGGGAAGCATATCTTATTCCGACATAGATGAGCAAAATCCGGAGGCCGGTCTGGGCGCTGCAACAGATGTGTCAACGCCAGCCAATACCAACATCTCTAGAGGATTCGAAGCTATCCTCATGCATGCTACAGCGAACAACAATCCTCGTGCTGGCGACGAGCGCAGCTATGATCACGGGCTGGTGTATGGCGACTATTATCTTATCAAAGCAGGGAACCGATTGCTAGAATGGTACAAGAAGCGCAGACATGAGTGAAGTTGATCGATGAGGGTTGAGCCGCGATATGGGGATCCCAATACTTTCGCGGTTCAACCGGCCAGTGCCTTGGGCTGTCTTCCATCCGCACTTTATATTCGCGATACTTGTGCAACGGGACGGGTGGGAGGTACAAATTGACATGCGTCACTTGTGAAGCTATCAATAAACTCCCCACGGACCCCAATCTCCAAACCTCCTCCTGCCAGGGGTTTCTACAAGGATATCGTAGCCTGACAAACTCTTTTATGCAGACTTCATAATGCAGTTCATCTTGACAGCTGCACCCCACTTTTGCGCATTTTCCCACGATCTCACTGCAGAAGCGTTCGTTTGCGGAGAAGATGAGTCTCGCTGAACGTGCCATGTCGTTTCACTACCACGACGAGAAGCATCCTCTTGGCGAATGGCATTTCAATGCACTACCCTCACCACCCACGTCCGAAGAGTATGATAGAACGAACAGGAGGAGATTGGCTGAGTACCCTCCAAGATGGGATTCGTTTCGCAATCGAATAATGAGTAAGTTGAGTGCAGCGGACCCCACTCAAAACTCGACAGTCTTCACCCAGACATTACCATATCGCATTCGGAGACTCTGGTCTTGTACAATCTGTTTTAACACATCGCAAAGCCATTGACTGATAAATCGTAGCCGACGAACAAGCAGCTCAAAAAGTCCGAGAcgacgccgcagcagcagcagcaaaacaaAGAAGGAAAAATCGCTGGAACTCAAAATACTACTCCAAAGATCTCACACATGTCTCCGGCCTCGCAGGACCAGTAATCGATCTCATGAATCCACAACCCACAGATACAATTCTTGATGTCGGTTGCGGAGATGGTTCTGTCACGATCGCTCTGGCGAATAAAGTCCCCAACGGATTGGTCGTAGGTCTCGACGATGCCTCAGCAACAATCGAACATGCGAACTACAAATCACCGTACGGGAACTTAACATTTATCGAACATGATTTATCGAAATTGGAGCAAACGCCAGGGTACCTGATACGATGGGAGGGATCGTGGGATTGGGTATTCAGTAAATCGACATTACATCGACTACTTCGCATTCCGGAGAACCGAACGATTTTGTTTGAGAATATATATCGACTCTTGAAACCTGGAGGAAAATTAGTTTTTGAATGTGGAGCGGCGGGGACGGTTCCGGAGGCGATTACGGCGTTGACAGCTGCGATGGCGATTTATGGTATGTCTTCTGATGAACGACGGGATGCGAATCCTTGGTTTTGTCCGAGTGCGGAGTGGATGCGAGAGGCGTTGGAGGCTGTGGGGTTTGATGTTTTGGAGTGTAGGACGCATCATGAGCCTAGTAAAGTTTCGAGGCATGATGGGAGTTTGGAGGGGTGGGTGAGGAAACTTGGGAAGGAGTTTTTGGATGTTATTGAGCCGGCGGAAGGGGAGAGGAGGGATGAGATTGTGAAGTGGGTGTGTGATGTTTTGAATGATAGTATTGAGCGGAAAGAAGATGGGACGAGGTGGTTGAGTTATGTGAAGTTGAGGGTTgtggcgaggaagaagaagacggaTACGCCGAATGTTATTAGGAGGATGTGTGAAGCCGGTGCTTTGTTGCCGGGACGAATGAGTAACAGAGGGACCTCGTTTTCGTTCATCTGAATACTAGTCGATTTCCTCATGGCTCTTGGTTCAGCTTTGCATCATGTCCGCTCTGGCCTTTGACGATTGCGGCGACTTCACCGCCCTTGGACGCATCGATATAGGTCTCCTCCCAGCCGATAGTGATCTTAGAAGTGGCAAATTTCCAGAACGACTTCTCATCTGGTGCGACGACCTCCGCATAATATGGATCTACAAATTGGCCAAGAATGTCAGCGGCTAAGCATCCACACAACCGAGAAACGAACCATTCATGGCATTCTCAAAACAACTCAGCTCTGGCATTCGAAGCTCAACGAAGCCGTCATAATCCACGACGTTCTCGACAGTAAAATCGCCTAGCGTTGGAAGTTGGcttcttgcttctgctcgaAGCCATGACGGAGTGTGGTACTGGGTTGGATCAGCAATTGCAGAACAACCAGTCTATACGTGAGTCCAAATTACTTGAGTATAGCCAACTATTCCATGCTTCCGTAAATGTTCGCTGACTTTTGGAGCATGACTATTCGTCCAATGTCTGTGAAATTCTTCTTCAGACATGCCATCTTTCCGGTAGGCCAAGATCGTGACCCGATATAGACCTTTCCGTTGTGGCCTGTCATCTTGTGGAACGTTCGACTCCATTGTTGGTCTTAGCGTGCGATCAGGATTGTTGGTATATTCCTGGACATACTGGAATTCAGGGTCGTGCTTGCAGCACGTCTGCAAGACGTCACCACTTGGGAGCTTTGATCAAGACATGTATTTCGGTAAACGTTCAATTTTCTTACAACAAAGGAGCAAAAACGAAATGAGACCGAAAATTGAACCTGTATTCGTATGGACTCTCAGCAGTCTGCGCTTTCCGAAACTCGATACGGTGTCTATTTCCTCAGCTAGTCTGGAGAAGCTGCCGCTGCACATGCTACAGTGCACAGCAAACACTAGTCTGGCAGGTGCTCTTTCTGGATCAGGAAGTCTTCGACGTGTATATCGGGCGTAATCTCTTTCAGCAGACCATACTTCACGAGTCTGTCGAACTGGTCGCCGTACTTCATGGTCCAGAGATTGTGGTCCATCTGCTTGCACAAGTCTAGTGCGTTCGATCGACTCCCAGTGAGGTCCTCGAGTCTTTTGAAGTCCCGAACACCTTCGTCCGGCTTGAAGTACATCTGAGGAGCGACAATGGGATCCCAGATGTAGAGACGCTGACCATGAACGTCGGGAAACTTCCAATTGCCATATGCTTCAAACATTGCTTCGATCAGGTCATCGGCGGTGACGCCCTTAGCGTTCTTGCAGTTCTTGAAATCGCCATTTTCGAATGTGGAGTCCTCGCTGAACCAGTTGGTGAACTGAAGCTCAGTAACTGGTGGTTGAGACAAGAACATGCCGCACCAAGACGGCTTGAAGTTCTTATCTGTTGGCTTCTTGTTGCGCAGCGCCGCAATTATGGATgagtcctcgtcttcgtccatgGAGATAGGGCTGTAGCCGTCGACGAAAGGGTCAAGTCCTTCACGGTCGCTGTCTTGAATCAAAAATGTGAAGCTTCCATTTTCAGGCACAACGCATTCGGAGTCGCGCCTGTAGTGGAGGAGTAACTCGTTGGCGCGACCCATGACGACTTGGCGATGCCAATCACTGCTCTCTGCATCTTTGTTGACTTGCGGACCCACAGCCTCGAGAACTAACGCTCCTGATACGTACTCGATTTCATACCAGTCGATTGCCGTCCATGTCTCTGTGTCGTAGTCCGGTCGATAGAAGAGCgcttgctgcagcttcggCGAGTTCTTGACCAGCTCCTTCCAGAACTTCGAGACGCGTTGATCGAGAAGGATGTCTTTCATCGGCAGCGACAACAAGATTCGCTCGAGCAGCTCCGCGACATTGAGTGCGCGTTCGGCGGCGGTCGCCATCTTGTCTGCGGGCAGTGATGAAGGGCGCAATGCTGGTGTCGAGGTTGGAATCAGGATCggatggaggaggtggaagtGAAGCCGCGACGCTAGTTCTAGCCACCTCTTGCATGGGAAGGCGCGACTTCCAACACACTTCAGCTGTTACGTCTCTTCAACGCGTTCTCGTTTCAAGAACGTCAAACAGCGCACCACGTCGATAGACACACGCGCGGCCCGAAGGCAGATGCTTCACCTCAAGCAATCGTCAAAATGCATCCCCTTCTCTTCGACCACGTCAACCACGAAACGGCAAGCCGCACGAAACATTGGAAGAGAATACACTAATAGGCTACAACCGCCAGTCGCAGAAATCGATAGGCCAGAGTAGCCCTCATGATGCACCGCAGCCTTGATAGAGTCCTGGCCGCCTTCGCATCCGGACCTCGTACGAACCAGAAAAGGCAACATGCAGACGGAGAAGCACGATTTCAGCTACCGCATACACTGAGAGGTCGCCATAACCGCAAGGAGCTCCACCTACTTGGTACATCTGGGATGGAATGCAGATCGTTCCGTACTCCGGCCAAGCAAGGATGGATTCAACCTCGATGATTATGATTAG from Cercospora beticola chromosome 3, complete sequence includes the following:
- a CDS encoding uncharacterized protein (CAZy:GH88), whose amino-acid sequence is MLLSLWTSLVLPCSIAARPSRLEPDAPLYEENIEARIWRTALRGAPAEGANGWPMYTYGAHNNTPALADDPNHLPGTYVNTSASGWTAGFFPDSLWQLYHRKELSKTRPGRHRGHGPDLHAWLAMAQSWTDPLITNRNLTNTHDIGFLAFPFESALEYNNETKWQAVLAQMAGNLASRFVAGAGVIRSWDNRNSSVSQNASHADSVLVIIDNMMNLPLLARAASRYSGNQTLLDIAISHADKSMAHHIRPDGSTYHVCDYSATTGEVYLCRTAQGLADNSTWARGQAWAIHGFAEMYQITGERRYLDATELVANWFLDHLPEDGVPFWDFSVPEPEAGVTPRDTSAATIAASGLLLLQDAIDERQANCERDYRESAVQLLRDTINLGLAGSISYSDIDEQNPEAGLGAATDVSTPANTNISRGFEAILMHATANNNPRAGDERSYDHGLVYGDYYLIKAGNRLLEWYKKRRHE